In Nicotiana tabacum cultivar K326 chromosome 2, ASM71507v2, whole genome shotgun sequence, the following proteins share a genomic window:
- the LOC107789888 gene encoding dnaJ protein ERDJ3A, with product MKTRRISIAIVLCASLFVLNIESKTLDPYKVLGVDKNASQREIQKAFHKLSLQYHPDKNKNKGAQEKFAEINNAYDILSDEEKRKNYDLYGDEKGAPGFDAGGAGDHGGYTYFTSGGPGQSGFNFRPGGMGGQGGARSFSFSFGGPGSQSSFGFGLDDIFSNMFGGDMGSGNQFGGFGGFGGSGRSQSRTRNSAKSIPSINSQMYKKEISDKGMTWLLLSHTSTSRGIQHYESVIGEVASSLKGAMKVGSLNCETDASFCKGLGIYPRNAPRLFVYSLKSSGNGALVEYSDDLDVKRVKSFCQEHLPGFSKRIDLDHFDFGSQSIGGLPKVMLLSTKKDTPVIWRALSGLYRDRFVFYDAQVRDGSDPAVQKLGVNALPAIVGWLSNGEKHIIETGISVKDIKSAIQDLSGLLDTFEKKNKKAASQSKREQSEPEAKQVPLITGSNFNEICGEKTPVCVIGVFRSSKTREKLEKVLLSVSQKSLLRRQHVASGSRDSVTYALLDGAKQQSFLNAFDRSGYKSSDKLLLAYKPRKGKFAVFEGEVTTEEAESFISSVLSGDVQFSNTRQKPIAK from the exons ATGAAAACCCGACGAATTTCAATAGCCATTGTTCTATGCGCATCGCTCTTTGTTCTCAACATTGAATCCAAAACGCTTGATCCTTATAAG GTGCTCGGAGTTGATAAAAATGCAAGTCAGCGTGAGATCCAGAAAGCTTTTCACAA GCTCTCACTCCAATACCATCCAGACAAGAACAAAAATAAGGGTGCACAAGAGAAATTTGCTGAGATTAATAACG CTTATGACATTCTGTCTGATGAGGAGAAGAGGAAGAACTATGACCTATACGGAGATGAGAAAGGAGCTCCTGGATTTGACGCTGGCGGTGCTGGAGATCATGGTGGATATACATACTTCACAAGTGGTGGACCAGGACAAAGTGGGTTTAACTTCCGTCCAGGTGGTATGGGTGGACAAGGAGGTGCAAGGTCATTCTCTTTTTCCTTTGGTGGTCCTGGCAGCCAAAGCTCTTTCGGATTTGGTTTAGATGATATATTTTCCAACATGTTTGGGGGTGATATGGGAAGTGGGAATCAATTTGGGGGTTTTGGTGGCTTTGGTGGTTCGGGCAGGTCTCAGTCTAGAACCAGGAACTCTGCTAAGAGCATCCCCTCCATAAACTCGCAGATGTATAAGAAAGAAATATCTGATAAGGGAATGACTTGGCTGTTACTATCTCATACATCTACGTCAAGAGGTATCCAACATTATGAATCTGTTATTGGAGAAGTCGCAAGCTCACTGAAAGGGGCGATGAAG GTGGGAAGTCTTAACTGTGAAACTGATGCATCCTTTTGCAAGGGCCTTGGCATATATCCCCGCAATGCACCAAGATTGTTTGTGTATTCATTAAAATCAAGTGGAAATGGTGCTTTGGTGGAGTACAGTGATGATTTAGATGTGAAGAGGGTGAAAAGTTTTTGCCAAGAACATCTTCCTGGATTCTCGAAGCGAATAGACTTGGACCACTTTGATTTTGGTTCTCAGAGTATAGGAGGTTTACCTAAAGTGATGCTTCTCTCTACAAAGAAGGACACTCCGGTTATTTGGCGTGCTCTTAGTGGCTTGTATCGGGATCGTTTTGTCTTCTATGATGCACAG GTTCGTGATGGTTCTGATCCTGCTGTCCAAAAGCTGGGAGTTAATGCTCTTCCTGCCATTGTTGGCTGGCTATCCAATGGGGAAAAGCATATAATTGAAACAGGAATTTCTGTAAAAGATATAAAGTCTGCTATTCAAGATCTAAGTGGTTTACTGGATacttttgaaaagaaaaacaagaaggcAGCTTCACAGAGTAAAAGAGAGCAGAGTGAACCAGAGGCTAAACAAGTACCACTAATTACAGGTTCTAATTTCAATGAAATTTGCGGGGAGAAAACTCCTGTGTGTGTGATTGGTGTTTTCAGGTCATCTAAAACAAGGGAGAAGCTAGAAAAAGTTCTATTATCG GTTTCTCAAAAATCATTATTAAGGCGACAGCATGTAGCCTCAGGCTCAAGGGATTCAGTTACCTATGCTCTTCTGGATGGAGCAAAGCAGCAGTCTTTCTTGAATGCGTTTGATAGATCAGGATATAAATCATCAGACAAGCTCTTGCTCGCCTACAAGCCGCGAAAGGGTAAGTTTGCAGTTTTTGAGGGGGAAGTTACTACTGAAGAAGCAGAGAGTTTCATTAGCTCCGTTCTCAGTGGGGATGTACAATTTTCCAACACGAGACAGAAACCTATAGCAAAGTAG
- the LOC107789887 gene encoding uncharacterized protein LOC107789887, whose translation MLKRTKVSITREKRTRDYVPEGTLSFNDEDAEGIMQPHNDALVISVLIDKSRVKRVLIDPGTSDNIIRSRAVEQLGMQDQIVPAIRVLNEFNMACETTKGEITLSVNTVGTVQEAKFYVIEGDMRYNSLFGRLWIHNMRAVLSTLHQVLKFPTPKGIKTVYGEQPTAKEMFAVDEVVPISTLLTPKELGLVTKGETK comes from the coding sequence ATGCTGAAGCGTACCaaagtatctatcacaagggaaaaacgaaCTCGGGATTATGTGCCGGAGGGAACCTTATCCTTCAATGACGAAGACGCTGAAGGGATCAtgcagccccacaatgatgcactggtaatatcagtACTTATtgataaatctcgagttaagcgtgtattaattgatccaggtacCTCAGACAACATCATTAGATCGAGGGCTGTGGAACAGCTCGGCATGCAAGATCAGATTGTGCCTGCAATCCGAGTCTTAAACGAGTTTAACATGGcgtgtgagaccactaaaggggagataacattatcgGTGAACACTGTCGGGACCGTTCAGGAAGCCaagttctatgtgatcgaaggggacatgaggtacaattcTTTGTTTGGGAGACtttggattcacaacatgagggcggtccTCTCGACTCTACACCAAGTGTTGAAGTTCCCGACGCCGAAAGGAATAAAAACAGTTTACGGAGAACAACCGAccgcaaaagagatgtttgcagTCGACGAGGTGGTCCCGATATCCACACTTTTGACACCAAAGGAGCTGGGTCTAGTTACCAAgggagaaaccaaatag